One part of the Granulicella arctica genome encodes these proteins:
- a CDS encoding SDR family oxidoreductase translates to MAVYLITGAAGFIGSHLADALVARGDEVRALDNFATGRRENLASLHGRIDLREVDLRDADGVREACEGVDFILHEGALPSVPRSVKEPRPSHETNIDGTFNLLEGARAAGVKRVVYAASSSAYGNQPGFPRTEGMTPQPIAPYPVQKLAGELYMQSYWRVYGLETVCLRYFNIFGPRQVPDSPYSGVMARFILQMMREERPVIFGDGEQGRDFTYVANAVQANLLALSAPAENVAGRVFNVACGERHTLNETYRVLAHLLEYPHPPQYGPDRAGDVRDSLADVSAAREAMGYAPDVGFEEGLRRTVAWYRDEFAAEKKAEQ, encoded by the coding sequence TTGGCTGTGTATCTCATTACCGGCGCGGCAGGGTTTATCGGGTCGCATCTTGCGGATGCTCTTGTGGCACGTGGGGACGAGGTGCGGGCGCTCGATAACTTCGCTACCGGGCGACGGGAGAACCTTGCGAGCCTGCATGGGCGAATCGATCTTCGCGAGGTCGATCTGCGGGATGCGGATGGCGTGCGCGAGGCTTGCGAAGGCGTGGATTTTATTCTGCATGAGGGGGCGCTGCCGAGTGTGCCGCGCTCGGTGAAGGAGCCGCGCCCGAGCCATGAAACGAACATCGATGGGACCTTCAATCTGTTGGAGGGTGCTCGTGCAGCGGGTGTGAAGCGCGTTGTGTATGCGGCCTCGTCGTCGGCGTATGGCAACCAGCCGGGCTTTCCACGCACGGAAGGTATGACGCCGCAGCCGATCGCGCCGTATCCGGTGCAGAAGCTGGCGGGCGAGCTGTACATGCAGTCGTACTGGCGCGTGTATGGGCTGGAGACGGTGTGCCTTCGTTACTTCAATATCTTCGGTCCGCGGCAGGTTCCGGACTCGCCGTACTCGGGTGTGATGGCGCGGTTCATCTTGCAGATGATGCGGGAAGAGCGGCCGGTGATCTTTGGAGACGGTGAGCAGGGACGCGATTTTACTTACGTGGCCAACGCGGTGCAGGCGAATCTGTTGGCGCTCTCGGCACCTGCGGAGAATGTAGCGGGGCGGGTTTTTAACGTGGCCTGCGGTGAGCGGCACACGTTGAACGAAACCTATCGCGTGCTCGCGCATCTGTTGGAGTATCCGCATCCGCCGCAGTATGGGCCGGACCGTGCGGGGGATGTGCGCGATTCGTTGGCGGATGTGTCGGCGGCGCGTGAGGCCATGGGATATGCCCCCGACGTGGGGTTTGAAGAAGGACTGCGGCGAACCGTGGCGTGGTATCGCGACGAGTTTGCAGCGGAGAAGAAAGCAGAGCAATGA
- a CDS encoding deoxyribodipyrimidine photo-lyase: MAGAALKTNLPDVLKTLLDDPRVTVRRAGVPDPKGKCVVYWMQRAQRGVGNHAVNLAVYVANELGLPLVVYFAGISNFPHANLRHYVFLNQGLSDIEEDLAKRNITFVMRRAPHESHEKLLADVHAACVIGDENPMREPERWRKRLAAKITIPFWTVDADVVVPSKLIEKAQYGAYTIRPRLYRMLPEFLVPYQNPHALYAWKRPRGFYADSVHEDMTHGWKDLDRSVKPVEAWTGGTHAGLKRLKLFTGKMLRDYEAQRNRPETDGTSCLSPYLHYGHVGSQTIALAVEAAVAKDPSLKSARDSYFNELIAWRELAVNFVRHTSNYDTADHAEAWAKKTIAEHAKDEREWLYTLKQLERAETYDELWNAAQIQMVRHGWMHNYLRMYWAKKILEWTPDAATAVKYCVHLNDKYFLDGRDPNGYAGIAWAIVGKFDRAWNERPIFGKIRYMSGASTGRKFNSKRYIQQMHALPSGDPQ; encoded by the coding sequence ATGGCTGGAGCCGCACTGAAGACGAATCTCCCGGATGTGCTGAAGACCTTGCTGGACGACCCACGTGTGACCGTGCGAAGAGCAGGTGTGCCTGATCCGAAGGGCAAGTGCGTCGTGTACTGGATGCAGCGAGCGCAGCGCGGGGTCGGCAACCACGCTGTGAATCTTGCCGTGTATGTTGCGAACGAGCTTGGTTTGCCGCTGGTGGTGTACTTCGCGGGAATCTCAAACTTTCCTCATGCGAATCTGCGGCACTATGTATTTCTCAATCAAGGGTTGTCGGACATTGAGGAAGATCTTGCTAAGCGCAACATCACGTTTGTGATGCGTCGGGCTCCGCACGAGTCGCATGAGAAGCTTTTGGCGGATGTTCATGCGGCGTGTGTGATCGGCGATGAAAACCCGATGCGTGAGCCGGAGCGATGGCGCAAGCGGCTCGCGGCAAAGATCACAATTCCCTTCTGGACGGTGGATGCGGATGTGGTGGTGCCGTCGAAGCTGATCGAGAAGGCGCAGTATGGGGCGTATACGATCCGACCGCGACTGTATCGCATGTTGCCGGAGTTCCTTGTGCCCTACCAGAACCCGCATGCGCTGTACGCGTGGAAGCGTCCTCGTGGATTTTATGCGGACTCGGTGCACGAGGACATGACGCATGGGTGGAAGGATCTTGACCGATCGGTGAAGCCTGTGGAGGCGTGGACGGGCGGAACTCATGCGGGGTTGAAGCGGCTGAAGCTGTTTACGGGCAAGATGCTGCGGGACTATGAGGCGCAGCGGAATCGTCCGGAGACGGATGGGACGTCGTGCCTGTCGCCATATCTGCACTACGGGCATGTGGGATCGCAGACGATTGCGCTGGCGGTGGAAGCGGCGGTCGCGAAGGACCCGTCATTGAAGTCGGCGCGGGATAGTTACTTCAACGAATTGATTGCGTGGCGGGAGTTGGCGGTGAACTTCGTCCGACATACGTCGAACTACGATACCGCCGATCATGCGGAGGCGTGGGCGAAGAAGACCATTGCGGAGCACGCCAAGGATGAGCGTGAGTGGCTCTATACGCTGAAGCAGTTGGAGCGTGCGGAGACCTATGACGAGCTATGGAATGCGGCGCAGATTCAGATGGTGCGGCATGGATGGATGCACAACTATCTGCGGATGTACTGGGCAAAAAAGATCCTTGAATGGACGCCCGATGCCGCGACCGCGGTGAAATACTGCGTGCATCTGAACGACAAGTATTTTCTCGATGGGCGCGACCCAAATGGATATGCGGGGATTGCGTGGGCGATCGTGGGTAAGTTCGACCGAGCGTGGAACGAACGGCCGATCTTTGGGAAGATTCGGTATATGTCTGGTGCGTCTACTGGGAGGAAGTTCAACTCGAAGCGGTACATTCAACAGATGCATGCGTTGCCTTCGGGTGACCCTCAATAG
- a CDS encoding cytochrome C oxidase subunit IV family protein, which produces MSDKHDAANVTNPEHAEHHIVSPFQYSLVFGTLLLFTGITVGAAYVDMGVLNPIIALGIASFKAVVVILFFMHVKYQSRLIKMTVAAGFFTFLVLITMTLCDYMSRAWGLW; this is translated from the coding sequence ATGTCTGACAAGCACGACGCCGCAAATGTAACCAACCCGGAGCATGCGGAACATCATATCGTCTCTCCGTTTCAGTACTCGCTGGTCTTCGGGACGCTTCTGCTGTTTACGGGGATCACCGTTGGGGCGGCCTATGTCGACATGGGCGTTCTGAATCCGATCATTGCGCTGGGTATTGCCAGCTTCAAGGCGGTGGTGGTGATTCTGTTCTTCATGCACGTGAAGTATCAGTCGCGCCTGATCAAGATGACGGTTGCGGCGGGATTCTTTACGTTCCTGGTTCTGATCACGATGACGCTGTGCGATTACATGAGTCGCGCCTGGGGTCTCTGGTAA
- a CDS encoding GNAT family N-acetyltransferase: protein MELDDIALRSCTLKDTAALALVGAATFLEAFAGTLDGEAIVAHCAKQHSVETYTKYLSRPDCKIWLAETREGAAPVGYAMLTQPDLPLPDLSSDDIELKRIYLFSRFHGKGAGQMLLDQSVTAAAEMNKRRLLLGVYRGNLRGLAFYRKNGFVDAGIRTFMIGHRQYDDLILSRPL, encoded by the coding sequence ATGGAGTTGGATGACATCGCACTACGATCATGTACGTTGAAGGACACCGCAGCGCTCGCGCTAGTAGGGGCCGCAACCTTTCTCGAAGCCTTCGCCGGCACACTGGATGGCGAAGCCATCGTAGCGCATTGCGCAAAGCAACACTCGGTCGAAACCTACACGAAGTATCTGAGCCGGCCCGACTGTAAAATCTGGCTCGCGGAGACACGCGAGGGTGCCGCACCCGTCGGTTATGCGATGCTCACGCAACCAGACCTGCCCCTTCCCGACCTAAGCTCAGACGACATCGAACTCAAACGGATCTACCTATTCTCGCGCTTCCATGGCAAGGGTGCCGGCCAGATGCTCCTCGACCAATCGGTCACAGCCGCCGCTGAGATGAACAAGCGCCGCCTCCTGCTCGGCGTCTACCGCGGAAACCTCCGCGGCCTCGCCTTCTATAGGAAGAACGGATTCGTAGACGCAGGCATACGAACCTTCATGATTGGTCACCGCCAATACGACGACCTCATCCTGTCGCGCCCACTCTGA
- a CDS encoding cytochrome c oxidase subunit 3 has protein sequence MTHPHTHETAVPAEHHHVALPQHRHHFETEEQQREAGSFGMWLFLLTEIMFFGGMFFAYLLYRNWYYDAFVVASNQLSIPLGATNTVILIGSGFFMALGVWAAEVKKKGLLVLFLILTTLLGVAFLGIKGVEYHEKWEKHHIPGAHFDVSEFVNPHAYGLHEEPLSPDMAQKTQIFFFLYFAMTGMHAFHMIIGIVLLFWLTWRAHAGDFSKGYVAPIENFGLYWHFVDIVWLFLFPLLYLINRHPL, from the coding sequence ATGACTCATCCCCATACCCACGAGACGGCGGTTCCGGCGGAGCATCATCATGTTGCTCTGCCGCAGCACCGCCACCACTTCGAGACTGAAGAGCAACAGCGCGAGGCAGGGAGCTTTGGCATGTGGCTCTTTTTACTGACGGAGATCATGTTCTTCGGCGGTATGTTCTTCGCGTACCTGCTGTACCGCAACTGGTACTACGATGCATTTGTTGTGGCGTCGAATCAGTTGAGCATTCCGTTGGGTGCGACGAACACGGTTATTCTGATCGGTTCGGGCTTCTTCATGGCGCTTGGCGTTTGGGCTGCGGAGGTGAAGAAAAAGGGGCTGCTGGTTCTCTTCCTTATCCTCACTACCCTGCTGGGCGTTGCCTTCCTTGGTATCAAGGGCGTTGAGTACCACGAAAAGTGGGAGAAGCATCACATTCCCGGAGCGCACTTCGACGTCTCCGAGTTCGTCAATCCGCATGCATATGGTTTGCATGAAGAGCCTCTCTCGCCGGATATGGCGCAGAAGACACAGATCTTCTTTTTCCTCTACTTCGCTATGACGGGTATGCACGCGTTCCATATGATTATTGGAATCGTGCTGCTTTTCTGGCTCACGTGGCGAGCGCATGCAGGAGATTTCTCCAAGGGGTATGTGGCACCGATAGAAAACTTTGGGCTGTACTGGCACTTTGTCGATATTGTGTGGCTGTTCCTGTTCCCCCTGCTGTATCTGATCAATCGCCATCCGCTCTAG
- a CDS encoding choice-of-anchor D domain-containing protein encodes MRLTAYLRLTRYVTFALCGPRAMSLLAGLCLALGLVRDGMAQTLLSDAVQLSNHLSESRLQAHRLRAMRFLGGRALHGKGSAAAAMEAARRQHAAMVRAQATGSLSASWQAVGPNQIASAAYGNVTGRVTAIAIDPADTTGNTVYLGTTGGGVWKSTNAAGASGSVSFTPLTDTLPAFSPNFGTSAIPSLSIGAISVQNGIVLAGTGDPNDATDSYYGSGLLRSADGGLTWTLIPGSKDGVVGNHSFVGLGVAGFAWSSTTSGLVVAAISDALEGDLVGAADPINSVRGLYYSTDAGVTWQMSVVKDGSQTVQTPLPTGGNVGGNAATSVVWNPVRQLFYAAVRYHGYYESADGVMWTRMAQQPGASLSLAACPTNPGTTGNPSCPIFRGALAVQPVTGDTFALTVDSSNVDQGLWQDACAYANSACGGADGFGTQLVSAPLEVGNGSSVIPQADYNFALSAVASGVGTSSPDTVLFVGTGDLYRCSLGAGCSLRNTTNATNGCAAPAGVAGAQHAVAAMATSGLPLVYVGNDGGVWRSTDGVNEQGTLCSPDDANHFQNLNGGLGSLTEVVSFAQHPTDTNTLLVGAGANGSAGTSTAGTSTAWAQLSAGEGGTVAIDPANPMNWYVSTAAGVSIGLCSDGAGCGATNFAGAPTIGLTQVSDDASLIDPPWILDPALPSDVLIGTCRMWRGPGTSGAPWSLANAISPMFSGAQNSACDGTNGMIRSMAVGGPVSGATAAPDAGSTVLYAGMAGTLDGGGTAAGGHLFYTSTGASASSATVWTDLTGSSVTNGSAQFNQDGYDISSLVVDPHDATGATIYATVMGFGVPHVYRSTDAGAHWTNISRNLPSAPANSLVVDPNDANTLYVALDTGVYVTSAVTTCATTNCWSVYGLGLPNAPVVELAVASAMATGDGRTGELRAGTYGRGIWEIPLLTAVSLAKPAMSLSPASLTFSAQAVGTASAEQSVTVTNTGNAALTVSHVTIAGGAGIPIDPTEQDFNETDTCTTAPIAVNASCTVEVVFLPIATGARSGVLTVYGNVAGGQATAALSGTGTTAATMVLDPVALSFPATVVGATSAAENVTISNTGGTAASLQVETVTGDFRISANTCGATLGASAGCTVAIEFVPTVSGTRSGTLTVTDSVGTQTASLTGSATLPATDVLSPLTLTFSAQQLGTTSAVQQVTLTNSGDVALTLIAAQITSGDFSVVNGCGNSLNAHSSCSLAVSYVPKNVGNEVGTLVVSDQYRSQTVGLSGVGLAPAGVSLAPTLGLSFAALGVGITSAGQTVTLTNNGGVPLTLSGFTLSGDFAVVPGSNTCGTSVAVNSACTMQIAFVPTAAGVRTGVLTVTDSAASSPQTLALTGIGVDFSLTAGNSSASVASGQSAVYSLLLTSASGVPGSATFTCSGAPANATCLIVPTTVALGNGTATVVVTVATGVASASVASGSNRIWVVLLLPFGLGMLGWRSRRSLAGIVILCGLVAGIGCGSGRVIPISGTTGSPTSPTPSGASTIVVSASSAGLVRTVDLTLTVQ; translated from the coding sequence ATGCGCCTGACTGCCTATCTCCGATTGACACGGTATGTGACGTTTGCGCTCTGCGGTCCGCGAGCGATGTCCCTGTTAGCGGGACTGTGTCTTGCGTTGGGTCTGGTGCGGGATGGCATGGCGCAGACTCTCTTGAGCGATGCGGTGCAGCTCTCGAATCATCTGAGCGAGAGCCGTTTGCAAGCACACAGGCTTCGCGCGATGCGTTTTCTCGGTGGCCGAGCGTTGCATGGCAAGGGGTCGGCTGCGGCTGCGATGGAAGCTGCGCGGCGACAGCATGCAGCGATGGTGCGGGCTCAGGCTACGGGCTCGCTGAGCGCGAGCTGGCAGGCGGTCGGCCCGAATCAGATTGCGAGTGCTGCTTACGGCAACGTCACGGGTCGCGTGACGGCGATTGCCATCGATCCCGCGGATACGACCGGGAACACGGTCTATCTGGGGACGACGGGCGGTGGTGTTTGGAAGTCGACGAATGCGGCGGGGGCAAGTGGCAGCGTAAGCTTTACGCCGCTGACGGATACGCTTCCTGCCTTCAGCCCGAACTTCGGGACGAGTGCGATCCCTAGTTTGAGTATCGGCGCGATCAGTGTGCAGAACGGCATCGTGCTTGCGGGAACGGGCGATCCGAACGATGCAACGGACTCCTACTATGGCAGCGGGTTGCTACGCTCGGCGGATGGTGGGCTGACCTGGACGCTGATCCCGGGCTCCAAGGATGGTGTCGTCGGCAACCACTCGTTTGTCGGGCTCGGTGTCGCGGGGTTTGCGTGGAGCAGTACGACGAGCGGGCTGGTGGTGGCGGCGATCTCGGATGCGCTCGAGGGCGATCTGGTGGGTGCAGCCGATCCGATAAACAGCGTGCGTGGGTTGTACTACTCGACGGATGCGGGCGTGACCTGGCAGATGTCGGTAGTAAAGGATGGGAGCCAGACGGTGCAGACGCCGCTTCCGACGGGTGGCAACGTGGGTGGCAACGCGGCGACGTCGGTGGTGTGGAATCCGGTGCGGCAGCTGTTTTATGCGGCGGTGCGCTATCACGGCTACTATGAGTCCGCTGATGGCGTGATGTGGACGCGGATGGCGCAGCAGCCGGGTGCATCGCTGTCGCTGGCGGCTTGTCCGACGAATCCAGGGACGACGGGGAATCCGAGTTGTCCGATCTTTCGCGGCGCGCTTGCGGTGCAGCCGGTGACGGGCGATACCTTCGCGTTGACGGTAGATAGCAGCAATGTCGATCAGGGGTTGTGGCAGGATGCGTGTGCGTATGCGAACTCTGCATGCGGCGGAGCGGATGGTTTTGGGACGCAGCTGGTGTCGGCTCCGCTGGAGGTGGGGAATGGGAGCAGTGTGATCCCGCAGGCGGACTACAACTTTGCGTTGTCGGCGGTGGCATCGGGTGTGGGAACGTCGAGCCCGGACACGGTGCTGTTTGTGGGGACAGGGGATCTCTATCGGTGCTCGCTCGGTGCTGGATGCAGCCTGCGGAATACGACGAATGCGACGAACGGATGTGCGGCTCCGGCGGGTGTTGCTGGGGCGCAGCACGCGGTTGCTGCGATGGCGACGTCTGGCTTGCCATTGGTCTATGTGGGCAACGATGGCGGAGTGTGGCGGTCGACCGATGGCGTGAACGAACAAGGGACTCTCTGCTCGCCTGACGATGCGAATCATTTTCAGAATCTCAATGGTGGGTTGGGATCGCTGACGGAGGTTGTGAGCTTCGCGCAGCATCCGACGGATACGAATACGCTGCTGGTTGGTGCGGGCGCGAACGGGAGCGCGGGAACGTCGACGGCAGGAACGTCGACGGCATGGGCGCAGCTTTCTGCGGGTGAGGGCGGAACGGTGGCGATTGATCCGGCGAATCCGATGAACTGGTATGTGTCGACGGCTGCGGGTGTCAGCATCGGGCTGTGCAGCGATGGAGCTGGATGTGGCGCGACGAACTTTGCGGGTGCTCCAACGATCGGGCTGACGCAGGTCTCGGACGATGCGTCGCTGATCGATCCGCCGTGGATACTTGATCCCGCGTTGCCGTCGGATGTGCTGATTGGAACGTGCCGGATGTGGCGTGGACCTGGTACGAGCGGGGCGCCGTGGAGTTTAGCGAACGCTATCAGCCCGATGTTCTCGGGCGCACAGAACAGTGCGTGCGATGGAACGAATGGGATGATCCGCTCGATGGCTGTTGGTGGTCCTGTGAGCGGAGCGACGGCAGCGCCGGATGCGGGATCGACGGTGCTGTATGCGGGAATGGCGGGGACGCTTGATGGCGGAGGGACGGCTGCTGGTGGCCATCTTTTCTATACCTCGACGGGTGCGAGCGCCAGCTCTGCTACGGTCTGGACGGATCTGACGGGCTCGTCGGTGACGAACGGTAGCGCGCAGTTCAATCAGGATGGTTACGATATTTCGTCGCTGGTGGTGGACCCGCACGATGCGACGGGAGCGACCATCTATGCGACGGTGATGGGCTTTGGCGTGCCGCATGTGTATCGCTCGACGGATGCGGGTGCGCACTGGACGAACATCAGCCGGAATCTTCCGAGCGCTCCGGCCAATAGCTTGGTGGTGGACCCGAATGATGCCAATACGCTTTACGTCGCTCTGGATACCGGCGTCTATGTAACGTCCGCGGTGACAACCTGCGCGACGACGAACTGCTGGAGCGTCTATGGGCTTGGATTGCCGAATGCGCCGGTGGTCGAGCTGGCTGTCGCGAGCGCGATGGCGACGGGCGATGGGCGAACGGGTGAGCTTCGTGCGGGAACGTATGGGCGCGGTATCTGGGAGATTCCTCTGCTGACGGCGGTCTCGCTGGCGAAGCCCGCGATGAGTTTGAGCCCGGCCTCGCTGACCTTCAGCGCGCAGGCGGTTGGAACGGCCAGTGCAGAGCAGAGCGTGACGGTGACGAATACGGGCAATGCTGCGTTGACTGTCAGCCATGTGACGATTGCCGGCGGCGCTGGCATACCGATTGATCCTACGGAGCAGGACTTCAACGAGACGGATACGTGCACGACTGCTCCTATTGCGGTTAATGCGAGCTGCACGGTCGAGGTTGTCTTTCTGCCGATTGCTACCGGGGCGCGTTCCGGCGTTCTGACCGTCTACGGCAATGTTGCGGGAGGACAGGCGACGGCTGCGCTCTCGGGAACGGGCACGACGGCGGCGACGATGGTGCTGGATCCGGTGGCGCTCAGTTTTCCGGCGACGGTGGTAGGCGCGACCTCTGCGGCGGAGAATGTGACGATCTCGAATACGGGTGGCACAGCGGCGAGTTTACAGGTGGAGACGGTGACGGGAGACTTCCGTATTTCGGCCAATACCTGCGGTGCGACGCTGGGTGCGAGTGCGGGCTGCACGGTGGCAATTGAGTTTGTACCGACGGTTTCGGGGACGAGAAGTGGAACGCTGACGGTGACGGATTCGGTGGGGACGCAGACGGCGTCGTTGACGGGGAGTGCGACGTTGCCAGCGACGGACGTGCTGTCGCCGTTGACGCTGACCTTCAGCGCGCAGCAGTTGGGAACGACGAGTGCAGTGCAGCAGGTGACGCTGACGAACTCGGGTGATGTGGCGTTGACGCTGATTGCGGCTCAGATTACGAGCGGAGACTTCAGCGTGGTGAATGGGTGCGGCAATTCGTTGAACGCGCACTCGAGCTGCTCGCTGGCGGTGTCGTATGTGCCGAAGAATGTCGGCAACGAGGTGGGCACGCTGGTGGTTTCGGATCAGTATCGGAGCCAGACGGTTGGGCTTTCAGGAGTTGGGTTGGCTCCTGCGGGAGTTTCGTTAGCTCCTACTTTGGGGTTGAGCTTTGCTGCGCTTGGAGTTGGTATTACGAGCGCGGGGCAGACGGTGACGCTGACGAACAATGGCGGTGTGCCGTTGACACTGAGCGGGTTCACGCTGAGCGGGGATTTTGCGGTGGTTCCTGGAAGCAATACCTGTGGGACCAGCGTTGCGGTCAACAGTGCGTGCACGATGCAGATTGCTTTTGTGCCGACTGCTGCGGGTGTTCGGACGGGAGTGCTGACGGTGACGGATAGCGCGGCGTCCTCGCCGCAGACGCTTGCGCTCACGGGGATTGGGGTGGACTTTTCGCTGACGGCGGGAAACAGCTCGGCTTCGGTTGCGAGTGGACAATCGGCGGTCTACTCGTTGCTGCTGACTTCGGCGAGCGGTGTTCCTGGATCGGCGACGTTTACGTGCAGTGGAGCTCCAGCGAATGCTACGTGCCTAATTGTGCCGACTACGGTGGCGCTTGGAAACGGGACTGCGACGGTGGTGGTGACGGTGGCGACTGGAGTGGCTTCGGCGTCTGTTGCGTCGGGCAGCAACAGAATCTGGGTTGTGTTGCTGTTGCCGTTTGGTTTGGGAATGTTGGGTTGGCGATCGAGACGATCGTTGGCTGGGATCGTGATTTTGTGTGGGCTGGTTGCAGGGATAGGTTGCGGTTCGGGGCGGGTGATCCCGATTAGTGGCACGACAGGCTCGCCAACGTCGCCTACACCTTCTGGAGCTTCGACGATTGTGGTGTCGGCTTCGAGTGCGGGGTTGGTGCGGACGGTGGATCTGACTCTGACGGTGCAGTAG
- a CDS encoding nucleotide sugar dehydrogenase: protein MNDAQASPRTLPEWLERIENRSAHLGIIGLGYVGLPLTLLFSEERFRVTGFDIDPAKVELLNQGKSYIHRIEPEHIAAAQAAGFHATTDFSEIANVDAVLICVPTPLHEDHTPDMSYVVSTMEALSPYLRDGQLVVLESTTYPGTTEEIVVETINRHGVAHGVKVLRTADCDALDGVMVAFSPEREDPGNVTTPRRDIPKVIGGVEARATAAASALYGAVFHRTVPMSSPAAAEMTKLLENIYRCVNIALINELKQLCIPMGLDVWEIVAAAATKPFGFQAFYPGPGVGGHCIPVDPFYLSWKAKQFGFATRFIELAGEVNEAMPQYVVQSTARALERKGVALAGAKVLVLGIAYKRDVDDLRESPSLTVIELLQQAGAAVSYNDPFFPTVGRGRKYDLQMQSASLDDLGSYDCVVIVTDHSAYDYERIVRDAHLVIDSRNATKTIDSEKIVRC, encoded by the coding sequence ATGAACGACGCACAGGCGAGCCCCCGGACGCTTCCGGAGTGGCTGGAGCGCATCGAGAATCGTAGCGCACATCTGGGGATTATTGGACTTGGGTATGTAGGGCTTCCGCTGACACTGCTGTTTAGTGAAGAGCGGTTTCGCGTGACCGGCTTCGATATCGATCCGGCCAAGGTGGAGCTGCTAAATCAGGGTAAGAGCTACATTCATCGCATCGAGCCGGAGCATATTGCAGCCGCGCAGGCAGCGGGTTTTCACGCAACGACGGACTTTAGCGAGATTGCGAACGTGGATGCGGTGTTGATCTGCGTACCTACGCCATTGCATGAGGATCACACGCCGGATATGAGCTACGTGGTCTCGACGATGGAGGCGCTGTCGCCGTATCTGCGTGATGGGCAGCTGGTGGTGCTTGAGAGCACGACGTATCCGGGGACGACGGAGGAGATCGTCGTTGAGACGATCAACCGGCATGGTGTGGCGCACGGGGTGAAGGTGCTGCGCACGGCGGACTGCGACGCGCTGGATGGTGTGATGGTGGCGTTTTCGCCGGAGCGCGAGGACCCGGGTAATGTGACGACGCCGCGGCGGGATATTCCAAAGGTAATTGGCGGTGTGGAGGCGCGAGCGACGGCCGCGGCCTCGGCGTTGTATGGCGCGGTGTTTCATCGGACGGTGCCGATGTCCAGTCCGGCCGCGGCTGAGATGACGAAGCTGCTGGAGAATATCTATCGCTGCGTCAACATTGCGCTGATCAATGAGCTGAAGCAGCTCTGTATTCCCATGGGGCTCGATGTGTGGGAGATCGTAGCGGCTGCGGCGACGAAGCCGTTCGGGTTTCAGGCGTTCTATCCGGGACCGGGCGTTGGCGGGCATTGCATTCCGGTGGATCCGTTTTATCTGAGCTGGAAGGCGAAGCAGTTCGGCTTTGCGACACGGTTCATCGAGCTTGCGGGCGAGGTGAACGAGGCGATGCCGCAGTATGTCGTTCAGTCGACGGCGCGGGCGCTGGAGCGGAAGGGCGTGGCGCTGGCCGGAGCAAAGGTGCTGGTGTTGGGCATCGCGTACAAGCGCGACGTGGACGATCTGCGCGAGTCGCCATCGCTGACGGTGATCGAGCTGCTCCAACAGGCGGGAGCGGCGGTGAGCTACAACGATCCGTTCTTCCCGACGGTTGGGCGAGGGAGGAAGTATGACCTTCAGATGCAGTCGGCGTCGCTCGACGACCTTGGCAGCTATGACTGCGTCGTTATCGTCACGGATCATTCCGCGTATGACTATGAGCGGATCGTGCGGGACGCGCATCTGGTGATAGATTCTAGGAACGCAACGAAAACAATTGATTCCGAGAAGATCGTTCGCTGCTAG